The Oceanicaulis sp. nucleotide sequence GCCGGTTTCCACCAGCACGCTCGCCTGTTCGATCCGGTCGCCGGCGGGCTCGCTGCTGACCGCGTGCGTGGCGGTGAAGATCGCCATGACGGCGAGAAACGCCGTGAGGCTTGCAAGCGCGACGCGGACCATGGCTGTCCCCCCTCGGATCGCCGGAAAATGGTTAACGAGCTTCAACCTTCGGCAAGCCGAGCGCAAGGGCGGCGCGAAATAAATCGATTATCAGCGCCCGAGATCAGCCCTTGAGATAGGCGCGCTGGCGGTCCACCTCGGAGACGATGGCGGCGAGCGCCTCGACTTGCGCCCCGAGGGCCAGCCTGCGGCCGCGCGGCAGGCGTTCGCCCGACCGGCCCAGCAGAGTGACTTGCGTGGACCCGGTCGACAGATCGTGCCGCCAGAGTTCCTTTCTGACGTGCGGCGCGCCGGATTGAAGCGCGTCATGGAGCGCCTGATAGACCGCCTGTTCGGCCTCGCTCGCAGTCTCGACGTAAAGCGCGTCGAGATCGCCCATGAGCTTGGCGTCGTCCATCTGCCGGTCGGCGTAGGGGCTGGAGCCGGTCTTGGTCTCGATCAGCACCGCCTCCCAGCCCGACGGTCCGTCGCGCAGGAAGATCCCGTCGATCCCCTGCGGGCCGCCGCCGCGCTTGCCGTTCACCGGACGCCAGCCCTCGCGCGCCATGGCGAGAATCGTCAGCGCCTCGCCGAACGAACCCTGGTCGTGGGTGGCGGGAAAATCACCGCTCGTCAGTGTGCGGACGGGAAGCCCCGCAGCGAGCGCGGGCCGCGCGGCCGGACCGGCGGGCTGCTCTGCGGCGATGGTGCGGCTTGAAAGCCCCGCGCGCACGGCGGCGCCGACGAGCCAGGCGGTCAGCGCGCTGAGCCCGAACGTGATCGCAATGCCGACAAAAAACGCCATGCCGTCCCCCGACGGCGACGGTGATACAGGCTGAAGCCTTGAGAAACCAGAGCCCGGCCTAAAGCGAGCGGAGCGTGCGCTCGGCGGCGTTGCGCGCAAAGCGCAGGGTGAGGGATTTGCGCCGGGCGGGCGACAGGGTCTGGACCGGGCTTTCACGCAGCACCGCGCCGCCGAACCCGTCGGCGATGATCAGCCCGGTCTCGCCGGGCAGCATGTCGCGGGGGAAGCGCTCGGACACCGCGAAATAGAACCGGTCGCACCAGGCGAAGTATTCGGGCCATTTGCCGTCGGCGCGGAAGTCCGCCACGCCGGACTTGATCTCGACGATGACGATCTCGCCCTTGCGCCCCAGCCCCGCCAGATCGGCGCGCCGTCCGCAGGGCAGGGTGAATTCGGGAATGGCCGTCACGCCGAGATCGAGCAGCAGCCGCGCGGCGCCGCGCATCAGCGCCCGCGCGTCGTCGATCGCGGGATTGTCCGCCCGGGCGGGGAAGGAAGGGTCGGTGAGCGCCATGGGCGGCACTATGTTCGAATTATGTTCCGGCCGCAAGCCGCCCCGCCGTCTGGCTCGCAGCGCGCGGGCTTGCTAGGAAACGCCCATGAGCATCGATGCGAAAACCTGGGCCGGCGCGGCCCCGCCGTCCGAAGACGATTTCCTGGCGCTGGCCGAGACCGCCTGGTCCGAGCTGCCCGAGCCGTTCCGCAAGATGTGCGGCAACGTGGTGATCCAGGTGAGCGACTTCGCCCCGCGCGAAGTGCTCGACCATTTCGAGATGGACAGCGAATACGAGCTGACCGGGCTCTATCACGGCGTCGATCTGACCGAGAAATCGATCGCCGACGCCGAGGCTGGCCCCGATTACGTCTTCCTCTACCGCCTGCCGATTTTGCTCGAATGGTGCGAACGCGGAAACGTCACCCTGTCGGAGCTGATCACCCACGTCCTGGTCCACGAGATCGGCCATCATTTCGGGCTGTCAGACGAGGACATGCACGCGATCGAGGATGCGGTAAATTAGAGGTTTAGCGTCACGCCTTCCCACTACCTCGCTTCCCGGCCAAGCGCGTCAGCGCGCCGAGCCGGGATCCACCGGAAACACTCAGCCACCTGGCTGAGCGCATGCGGTAGGTCCCTGTGTATCGGTCGTGTGCCATGATGATTGCGGGACGGAGGCCGATAGGTCCCCGGGCGGTCGAGCCCGAGAGCCGGCTCAGGCCCCGTCCCGCTTGCACATCAACAACCTGAACAGTTGCACGAGGCTGGTTGCAACAGACCTCGCACCACAGGGACAGGCACGATGACTTTACCTGATCGCTACGTCGGATGCGACGTGTCCAAGCTCTGGCTGGACGTTTTCGACCCCGCCCAGGGCCGGGCGTGCCGCATCCCCAACACCTCCGCCGACGCGGCCCGGCTGGCCGCCTCGATCGCCGCCACCGGCGGCTTCGTCGTCTTCGAGGCGACGGGTGTGTATGACCAGGCTCTGCGCGCCGCGCTGCATGCGGCCGGTGTTCAGAACGCGCGCATCAACCCCACCACCGCCCGGCGCTTCGCCCAAGCCACCGGCCGCAAGGCGAAGACCGACGCGCTGGACGCGGTCGTGCTCGCAGATCTGGGCGCCCGGCTCAGGCCTGCGCCTGACCCCGCGCCGTGCCCGCACCGTGAACGGCTGGGCCGGCTCGGGCTCAGGCGCGACCAGCTGGTCGCCGCCCGCAAGGACGAGATCATCCGGCTGAAGGCGACCGGCGAGCCGATCCTGATCGACAGCTTGAAGGCGCACATCGCATGGCTGGACGGCGCGATCTCGGCCATCGAGCGCGAGATCGCCGTCCTGATCGCGGCCACCGAACTCAACGACCAGGCCCGCCTGCTCGCTACCGCGCCGGGCGTTGGGCCGGTCACTGCGCAGGTGTTGCTCGCGCTGATGCCCGAACTGGGCGCCAGCACCCCCAAGCGTCTCGCCGCGCTCGCCGGGCTGGCCCCGTTCAACCACGACTCAGGTCAGCTCAAGGGAAAGCGCTGCATCTCCGGCGGGCGGCGGCGCGTGCGATCCGCCCTGTTCATCGCCGCCATGATCGCCGCAAGGCTATGCCCGGACCTGAAAGCCTTCGCTGACCGCATCCAGGCGCAGGGAAAGCCCAGAAAACTCGCCCTCATCGCCGTCGCCAGAAAACTCCTCACCCGCCTGAACGCCATGCTTAGAGATCAAACCGCCTACAGCACCGCATAACAGTTGCCGGGTCTCCCCCCGGACGACGTCCGGGGTCCGCAAGGGAAGCGAAGGAGGGGCGGGTAAATCCTACCCCAGCTTCCGCCTCACCCAGTCGGGCACCACTTCGCTCGCCGGGCCGTATAGCCGTTCGTCGAACATCGCGCTGACCTCGCCGGGCTCGAGGGTGAGTTCGACGGTCCAGGCGCCGGCGGCCTTGGCTTCCTGAACGAAGCCGGCGGCGGGCCAGACCGTGCCCGACGTGCCTACGGCGAGGAAGAGATCCGCCTGGCTCAGCGCGTCGTAGATCTGGTCCATCCCCAGCGGGATCTCGCCGAACCAGACGACGTGAGGGCGCAAACCGCCCGGCTTTCCGCATCCGGAGCATGCGCGCGCCGTCGTCATGTCGGCGGTGTCCGCGCCGAGCCAGCCGCAGCGCTGACAACGGGTTTTCAGAAGCTCGCCATGCATGTGCAGCAGGTTCGCCGAGCCGGCCTGCTCGTGCAGATCGTCGATATTCTGGGTGACCAGCAGGAAATCGCCGCGCCCGGCGAGCATCCAGGCCTGTTCGAGCTCGGCCAGGGCGAGATGGGCGGGGTTGGGCCGGGCGTCCTTCAGGTTCTTGCGCCGGGCGTTGTAGAAGTCGAGCACGGCGTCCGGGTCTTCGGCGAAGCCTTCGGGCGTGGCGAGCTTCATCGGATCGAACTTCGCCCAGATCCCGCCTTTGTCGCGGAAGGTGCCGAGGCCCGATTCCGCGCTGACGCCCGCGCCGGTCAGGATGACGATGTTCTCAGGCCCCGTGCTCATGACTGAACGCTAGCCGCCTGCAGCCGCGTTGTCAGGCGTGCGGGCCCATTCGCTGCGCACGTCCGGGTCGGTCTCGGCGGGCAGGCGCGTGGAGCGCTCGGTCTCGAACCGCTGCGGATCAAGACGGCCGAGCGCCCAGACCGCCGCGCCGCGCACCAGCGGGCTGTCGTCGTCGAGCCGGTCGAGCACGGCGGGCAGCGCGGCCTCGCCCGGCGCGTTGCCCAGCGCGATCGTCACATTACGGACGAACCGGTCACGGCCGATGCGCTTGATCGGCGAGCCGCGGAAGTATTCACGAAACCCCGCATCGCCGAGCGCGGCGAGGTCGGCGAGCTTCGGGCCCGTCAGTTCCGCGCGCGGATGAAAGGCGGTTTCCTCGGTGACGCGGGCGAACTTGTTCCACGGGCACACCGCCAGACAGTCGTCGCAGCCGTAGATCCGGTTGCCCATCGCGGCGCGGAATTCCGCCGGGATCGGGCCCTTGTGCTCGATGGTGAGGTAGGAGATGCAGCGCCGCGCATCGATCTGATAGGGGGCGGGAAAGGCGTTCGTCGGGCAGATATCCAGGCACGCCCGGCACGAGCCGCAATGATCGGTCTCGGGCGCGTCAGGGGTCAGCTCGGCTTCGGTCAGCATGACGCCG carries:
- the mmcB gene encoding DNA repair putative endonuclease MmcB — protein: MALTDPSFPARADNPAIDDARALMRGAARLLLDLGVTAIPEFTLPCGRRADLAGLGRKGEIVIVEIKSGVADFRADGKWPEYFAWCDRFYFAVSERFPRDMLPGETGLIIADGFGGAVLRESPVQTLSPARRKSLTLRFARNAAERTLRSL
- a CDS encoding metallopeptidase family protein yields the protein MSIDAKTWAGAAPPSEDDFLALAETAWSELPEPFRKMCGNVVIQVSDFAPREVLDHFEMDSEYELTGLYHGVDLTEKSIADAEAGPDYVFLYRLPILLEWCERGNVTLSELITHVLVHEIGHHFGLSDEDMHAIEDAVN
- a CDS encoding IS110 family transposase — its product is MTLPDRYVGCDVSKLWLDVFDPAQGRACRIPNTSADAARLAASIAATGGFVVFEATGVYDQALRAALHAAGVQNARINPTTARRFAQATGRKAKTDALDAVVLADLGARLRPAPDPAPCPHRERLGRLGLRRDQLVAARKDEIIRLKATGEPILIDSLKAHIAWLDGAISAIEREIAVLIAATELNDQARLLATAPGVGPVTAQVLLALMPELGASTPKRLAALAGLAPFNHDSGQLKGKRCISGGRRRVRSALFIAAMIAARLCPDLKAFADRIQAQGKPRKLALIAVARKLLTRLNAMLRDQTAYSTA
- a CDS encoding NAD-dependent deacylase is translated as MSTGPENIVILTGAGVSAESGLGTFRDKGGIWAKFDPMKLATPEGFAEDPDAVLDFYNARRKNLKDARPNPAHLALAELEQAWMLAGRGDFLLVTQNIDDLHEQAGSANLLHMHGELLKTRCQRCGWLGADTADMTTARACSGCGKPGGLRPHVVWFGEIPLGMDQIYDALSQADLFLAVGTSGTVWPAAGFVQEAKAAGAWTVELTLEPGEVSAMFDERLYGPASEVVPDWVRRKLG
- the queG gene encoding tRNA epoxyqueuosine(34) reductase QueG, whose product is MAEADLSARARTLALEAGFTEARICRADEAWDAEARLRDFVGQGRHGTMAWMEDTLERRVRPTAMWPGAKSAVVVGLDYGPETDPLAILQCTDEAAVSVYAQNRDYHDVLKKRLKRFASAFHRETGAEVKVFVDTAPLMEKPLAHKAGLGWQGKHTNLVSRRHGSWLFLGVMLTEAELTPDAPETDHCGSCRACLDICPTNAFPAPYQIDARRCISYLTIEHKGPIPAEFRAAMGNRIYGCDDCLAVCPWNKFARVTEETAFHPRAELTGPKLADLAALGDAGFREYFRGSPIKRIGRDRFVRNVTIALGNAPGEAALPAVLDRLDDDSPLVRGAAVWALGRLDPQRFETERSTRLPAETDPDVRSEWARTPDNAAAGG